A single window of Pseudomonas lutea DNA harbors:
- a CDS encoding aldose epimerase family protein: MRKTLIPAIGLSLMAAALQVHAAGLSSEHGVFDKLADGTAVEKYTLRNSQGMQATVITYGATLQSLLVPDKHGKAEDVVLGFDDLDGYQKGTAFFGATIGRFGNRLADGKFSLDGKSYQVPLNDKTNALHGGPKGFDKQIWKAEEVKDKGSVGVKLTYVSVDGEMGFPGTLKTEVTYSLNDKNELRIQYHATTDKPTVLNLTNHSYFNLAGAGNGDILDQVAVVHASRYTPVNEKLIPTGELAAVAGTPMDFLKPVAFGKRIREDNTQLKFAEPTQGGYDHNWVLDTKGKLANLAADVVDTKSGRRLQLFTTEPGVQLYTGNFLDGTVKGKAGKIYPHWGAFTLETQHYPDAPNQPNFPSTRLDPGKAYTQTTVFKFLNK; encoded by the coding sequence ATGAGAAAGACGCTTATACCTGCCATTGGTCTGTCGTTGATGGCGGCCGCCCTGCAAGTCCACGCCGCCGGCTTATCCAGCGAACATGGCGTTTTCGACAAGCTTGCCGACGGCACGGCGGTGGAGAAGTACACGCTGCGCAACAGTCAGGGCATGCAGGCTACCGTTATTACCTACGGCGCTACCCTTCAGTCGCTGCTGGTTCCTGACAAGCATGGCAAGGCCGAGGACGTAGTGCTGGGTTTCGATGATCTTGACGGCTATCAGAAAGGCACCGCGTTTTTTGGCGCAACGATTGGACGCTTCGGCAATCGATTGGCCGACGGCAAGTTCTCTCTGGATGGCAAAAGCTATCAGGTGCCATTGAACGACAAGACCAATGCACTGCACGGCGGGCCCAAGGGTTTCGACAAGCAGATCTGGAAGGCTGAAGAGGTCAAAGACAAAGGCTCAGTGGGTGTCAAGCTGACCTACGTTTCGGTCGACGGTGAGATGGGCTTCCCCGGCACGCTGAAAACCGAAGTGACTTACAGCCTGAACGACAAGAACGAGCTGCGCATCCAGTACCACGCCACCACGGATAAGCCGACCGTCCTCAATCTGACCAATCACAGCTATTTCAACCTCGCCGGTGCGGGTAATGGCGACATCCTTGATCAGGTCGCCGTGGTCCATGCATCCCGCTACACGCCGGTCAATGAAAAGCTGATCCCGACCGGGGAACTGGCTGCCGTGGCTGGCACGCCGATGGACTTCCTGAAACCCGTCGCGTTCGGCAAGCGAATCCGCGAGGACAACACTCAGCTCAAGTTCGCAGAACCGACGCAGGGCGGGTATGACCATAACTGGGTGCTGGACACCAAAGGGAAACTGGCCAACCTGGCAGCGGACGTAGTCGATACGAAATCCGGCCGCCGGCTGCAGCTGTTCACCACTGAGCCAGGCGTACAGCTCTATACGGGCAACTTCCTTGACGGCACCGTGAAAGGCAAAGCCGGCAAGATCTATCCGCACTGGGGCGCGTTCACACTCGAAACCCAGCACTACCCGGATGCACCGAATCAGCCGAACTTCCCGTCGACGCGCCTGGACCCGGGCAAGGCCTATACGCAGACCACGGTCTTCAAGTTCCTCAACAAGTAG
- the nagZ gene encoding beta-N-acetylhexosaminidase: protein MQGSLMVDVAGTWLTAEDRQFLRQPEVGGLIIFARNIESPRQVRELCASIRAIRPDLLLAVDQEGGRVQRLRQGFVRLPPMRAIADQPHAEVLAEHCGWLMATEVLAVGLDLSFAPVLDLDYQRSAVVGTRSFEGDPERAATLAGAFIRGMNAAGMAATGKHFPGHGWTEADSHVAIPTDERSLETLRANDLVPFQRLSKSLAAVMPAHVIYPRVDSQPAGFSRRWLQDILRGELGFDGVIFSDDLSMAGAHVVGDAASRIEAALTAGCDMGLVCNDRAAAELALTAAQRLKITAPQARLSRMRGAGLATTEYRQHPRWLAALTALRAAHLID from the coding sequence CTGCAAGGCTCCCTGATGGTGGATGTGGCCGGCACTTGGCTGACCGCTGAAGACCGTCAGTTTCTGCGTCAGCCCGAAGTGGGCGGTCTGATCATTTTCGCGCGAAACATCGAAAGCCCTCGGCAAGTGCGTGAGTTGTGCGCGTCCATTCGCGCCATCCGCCCCGACTTGCTGCTGGCGGTCGACCAGGAGGGTGGCCGGGTACAGCGCTTGCGCCAGGGGTTCGTCAGGCTGCCGCCAATGCGCGCCATCGCCGATCAGCCGCACGCCGAGGTTCTCGCCGAACACTGCGGTTGGCTGATGGCAACTGAAGTGCTGGCAGTGGGTCTGGACCTCAGTTTCGCCCCGGTACTGGATCTCGACTACCAGCGCAGCGCTGTGGTGGGGACACGCTCATTCGAAGGCGATCCCGAGCGCGCTGCCACACTGGCTGGCGCGTTCATACGGGGCATGAACGCTGCGGGCATGGCGGCCACGGGCAAGCATTTTCCCGGCCACGGCTGGACAGAAGCCGATTCTCACGTTGCCATTCCTACCGACGAACGCAGCCTGGAAACCCTCCGCGCCAACGACTTGGTGCCCTTTCAGCGCCTGAGCAAAAGCCTGGCAGCGGTTATGCCTGCTCATGTCATCTATCCCAGAGTGGATTCGCAGCCAGCCGGGTTCTCGCGGCGCTGGCTGCAGGACATCCTGCGTGGCGAGCTGGGATTTGACGGCGTGATCTTCAGCGACGACTTGTCGATGGCCGGGGCACATGTGGTGGGAGATGCAGCCAGCCGTATCGAGGCTGCGCTTACCGCCGGGTGCGATATGGGCCTGGTCTGCAACGACCGGGCAGCTGCTGAACTGGCCTTGACTGCGGCTCAGCGCCTGAAGATAACGGCGCCCCAGGCGCGATTGAGCAGAATGCGCGGCGCAGGTCTTGCGACCACCGAATACCGGCAGCACCCTCGCTGGCTCGCGGCGCTGACCGCACTGCGCGCAGCCCATTTGATCGACTGA
- the lexA gene encoding transcriptional repressor LexA: MIKLTSRQAEILDFIKRCLEDNGYPPTRAEIAQELGFKSPNAAEEHLKALARKGAIEMTPGASRGIRIPGFEAKPDDSGLPIIGRVAAGAPILAQQHIEESLAINPAFFHPSADYLLRVHGMSMKDVGILDGDLLAVHTTREARNGQIVVARIGDEVTVKRFKREGSKVWLLAENADFAPIEVNLKDQDLVIEGLSVGVIRR, translated from the coding sequence ATGATCAAACTGACGTCACGCCAAGCCGAGATTCTGGACTTCATCAAGCGCTGCCTCGAAGACAACGGCTATCCGCCAACGCGCGCCGAAATCGCTCAGGAGCTGGGTTTCAAATCACCCAACGCTGCCGAAGAACACCTCAAGGCACTTGCCCGCAAGGGCGCTATCGAAATGACCCCGGGCGCTTCCCGCGGCATTCGCATCCCTGGTTTTGAAGCCAAACCCGACGACAGCGGCCTCCCAATCATTGGTCGGGTTGCAGCGGGTGCTCCCATTCTCGCCCAGCAACACATCGAAGAATCCCTGGCGATCAACCCGGCCTTTTTCCATCCAAGCGCTGATTACCTGCTGCGGGTACACGGCATGAGCATGAAAGACGTCGGGATTCTCGACGGGGACCTGCTGGCCGTACATACCACACGGGAGGCTCGCAACGGCCAGATCGTCGTCGCGCGCATCGGTGACGAGGTCACGGTCAAGCGCTTCAAGCGTGAAGGCAGCAAGGTCTGGCTGCTGGCGGAGAACGCCGACTTCGCGCCGATCGAGGTCAATCTGAAAGATCAGGATCTTGTCATTGAAGGCTTGAGCGTCGGCGTTATACGTCGATAA
- a CDS encoding substrate-binding domain-containing protein, producing MLSRHGIRSLCCAAVATAILGMSAGVSAADKVKIGFLVKQAEEPWFQTEWAFAEKAGQEHGFEVIKIAVPDGEKTLSAIDSLAANGAKGFVICPPDVSLGPSIVAKAKANDMKVMAVDDRFVDAKGKFMEDVPYLGMAAFEVGQKQGAAMATEAQNRKWDWKETYAIINTYNELDTGKKRTDGSVDALKKAGLPEDHILFAPQKTLDVPGSMDSTGAALPKLPAAAKNLIIGGMNDNTVLGGVRATAGAGFAAPNVIGIGINGTDAIDELKKKDSGFFGSMLPSPDKEGYNTALAMYEWVTTGKEPAKYTAMDDVTLITRANFKEVLTKIGLYK from the coding sequence ATGTTGAGTCGCCACGGGATTCGTTCCCTGTGCTGTGCTGCTGTTGCCACCGCCATTCTGGGCATGAGCGCCGGTGTTTCCGCCGCTGACAAGGTCAAGATCGGTTTTCTGGTCAAGCAGGCTGAAGAGCCCTGGTTCCAGACCGAATGGGCCTTCGCAGAAAAAGCCGGCCAGGAACATGGTTTTGAAGTGATCAAGATCGCCGTTCCGGACGGTGAAAAAACCCTCTCCGCCATCGACAGCCTTGCCGCCAATGGCGCCAAGGGCTTCGTCATCTGCCCGCCTGACGTTTCTCTGGGCCCGTCCATTGTTGCGAAGGCCAAAGCCAACGACATGAAAGTCATGGCCGTCGACGACCGCTTCGTCGACGCCAAGGGCAAGTTCATGGAAGACGTCCCGTACCTGGGCATGGCAGCGTTCGAAGTCGGCCAAAAACAGGGTGCGGCGATGGCGACCGAAGCCCAGAACCGCAAGTGGGACTGGAAAGAAACCTACGCGATCATCAACACCTACAACGAACTCGACACCGGCAAGAAGCGCACCGACGGTTCGGTGGATGCGTTGAAGAAAGCCGGGCTGCCTGAGGATCACATCCTCTTCGCTCCGCAGAAAACCCTCGACGTCCCCGGCAGCATGGATTCCACCGGCGCTGCTTTGCCCAAGCTCCCCGCTGCCGCGAAGAACCTCATCATCGGTGGCATGAACGACAACACCGTTCTGGGTGGCGTGCGTGCAACCGCAGGCGCCGGCTTCGCAGCGCCCAACGTGATCGGCATCGGCATCAACGGTACTGACGCCATCGACGAACTGAAGAAGAAAGACAGCGGTTTCTTCGGCTCGATGCTGCCAAGCCCTGACAAAGAGGGCTACAACACCGCCCTGGCGATGTACGAGTGGGTCACCACCGGCAAAGAACCTGCCAAATACACCGCGATGGACGACGTGACGCTGATCACCCGCGCCAACTTCAAGGAAGTACTGACCAAGATCGGTCTGTACAAGTAA
- a CDS encoding SMP-30/gluconolactonase/LRE family protein, whose product MKWLPVCDQRFKLAEGPFWDHTHQALYWVDIAGFRALRLNEGKVCFWQFNEPVSAFIPTHSGDALVTLASGVYRLDLDSPSSQPALRLLCAADPVAGNRANEARCDRHGRLWLGTMQNNLDDQGGDLPLERRSGGLFRIDGQASVTPLLAGQGIVNTLLWPADGASVLTADTLDGVIYRYPIHADHSLGDRQLWAAEHPRGAPDGSAMDAQGFVWNARWGGGCLIRFAPDGSVNRVIELPVSHPTSCVFGGPQMSTLFVTSARPAEGALELDGYVIQAQVGIEGMESHRFAG is encoded by the coding sequence ATGAAATGGCTGCCGGTCTGCGATCAGCGTTTCAAATTGGCCGAAGGGCCGTTCTGGGACCACACCCATCAGGCCCTGTATTGGGTCGACATTGCCGGGTTCCGGGCGCTGCGCCTGAACGAGGGCAAGGTCTGCTTTTGGCAATTCAACGAGCCGGTCTCCGCGTTTATTCCCACTCATTCTGGCGACGCGCTCGTCACCCTGGCCAGCGGCGTTTATCGCCTAGACCTTGATTCCCCTTCGAGCCAGCCCGCCCTCAGACTGCTGTGCGCGGCCGATCCTGTTGCCGGCAATCGTGCGAATGAAGCGCGTTGTGACCGTCACGGCCGGCTCTGGCTCGGGACCATGCAAAACAACCTGGACGACCAGGGCGGCGACCTGCCGTTAGAGCGTCGGTCCGGCGGGCTGTTCCGCATCGATGGCCAGGCGTCGGTGACGCCTTTGTTGGCGGGGCAGGGCATCGTCAACACGTTGCTTTGGCCAGCAGACGGTGCGTCAGTGCTGACCGCCGACACGCTCGATGGCGTGATCTACCGCTACCCCATCCACGCTGACCACTCTCTGGGCGATCGCCAGCTCTGGGCTGCCGAACACCCCCGTGGCGCACCCGACGGCTCGGCGATGGACGCACAGGGGTTCGTCTGGAATGCGCGCTGGGGTGGCGGCTGCCTCATCCGCTTCGCACCGGACGGCAGCGTAAACCGGGTGATAGAACTCCCCGTCAGTCATCCCACCAGCTGTGTGTTCGGCGGCCCGCAGATGTCGACCCTGTTCGTCACCAGCGCGCGGCCTGCCGAAGGCGCACTCGAGCTGGATGGTTATGTAATTCAAGCCCAGGTAGGCATCGAAGGAATGGAGTCTCACCGCTTTGCCGGGTGA
- a CDS encoding TetR/AcrR family transcriptional regulator, producing the protein MAQSETVERILDAAEQLFAEKGFAETSLRLITSKASVNLAAVNYHFGSKKALIQAVFSRFLGPFCISLDRELERRQARPEHKPTLEELLEILVEQALVVQPRSGNDLSIFMRLLGLAFSQSQGHLRRYLEDMYGKVFRRYMLLVNEAAPRIPPIELFWRVHFMLGAAAFSMSGIKALRAIAETDFGVNTSIEQVMRLMVPFLAAGMRAESGVTDPAMLAAQLRPRTKTTPPVPAKA; encoded by the coding sequence ATGGCTCAGTCGGAAACAGTTGAACGAATTCTCGATGCAGCGGAGCAACTCTTCGCCGAGAAGGGTTTTGCAGAAACCTCGTTGCGGCTGATCACCAGCAAGGCGTCTGTCAATCTGGCTGCCGTGAATTACCACTTCGGTTCCAAGAAGGCGTTGATTCAAGCGGTGTTTTCCCGATTCCTCGGCCCATTCTGTATCAGCCTTGACCGCGAGCTTGAGCGTCGTCAGGCCAGGCCTGAACACAAACCCACCCTTGAAGAACTCCTCGAAATCCTCGTAGAGCAAGCGCTGGTGGTGCAGCCACGCAGCGGTAACGATCTCTCCATCTTCATGCGCCTGTTGGGGCTGGCCTTCAGTCAAAGCCAGGGCCACTTGCGCCGTTACCTCGAAGACATGTACGGCAAGGTCTTCCGCCGCTACATGCTGCTGGTGAACGAAGCGGCCCCACGTATTCCTCCCATCGAGCTGTTCTGGCGAGTGCACTTCATGTTGGGCGCCGCGGCCTTCAGCATGTCGGGCATCAAGGCGTTGCGCGCCATTGCCGAAACCGACTTTGGCGTCAACACGTCTATCGAGCAGGTCATGCGCCTGATGGTGCCGTTTCTGGCCGCTGGCATGCGTGCGGAATCAGGCGTCACCGACCCGGCGATGCTCGCCGCGCAACTTCGGCCGCGCACCAAGACGACGCCGCCGGTTCCTGCCAAGGCCTGA
- the sulA gene encoding SOS-induced cell division inhibitor SulA → MQLPHTPQQHAQLPLFEAFMVPGVPMLDVPLLQVPALAEIVESPWSNEPEVFSELSLRGAAGNCLNLLAPVLRELSQDTNDRWLTLVAPPASVTQAWLRDAGLNRERIILMQPRGTQSPLELTREVLRLGRSHTVVSWINPISSGARQQLASAARSGDAQSLNIRLG, encoded by the coding sequence ATGCAGCTCCCACACACACCGCAGCAACACGCACAACTGCCACTGTTCGAAGCATTCATGGTGCCTGGCGTGCCGATGCTCGACGTTCCTCTGCTGCAGGTCCCGGCCCTGGCCGAGATTGTCGAGTCGCCCTGGAGCAACGAACCGGAAGTCTTTAGTGAATTGTCATTGCGCGGCGCTGCCGGGAACTGCCTCAACCTGCTCGCCCCCGTCTTGCGTGAGCTGAGCCAGGACACCAATGATCGCTGGCTGACCCTGGTCGCACCGCCTGCCAGCGTCACCCAGGCATGGCTACGGGATGCGGGTCTGAACCGGGAACGCATTATTCTGATGCAGCCACGCGGTACTCAAAGTCCACTGGAACTCACCCGCGAGGTCTTACGGCTTGGCCGCAGTCATACCGTGGTTAGCTGGATCAATCCGATCTCCAGTGGCGCGCGTCAGCAACTCGCCAGCGCAGCGCGAAGCGGTGATGCACAAAGCCTGAACATTCGTCTGGGCTGA
- a CDS encoding DUF6555 family protein, whose product MAQYKHFRIDYLLHGSYKSFYISAEAMDNASAWHWASVDAGFGQIPKYRSDRVPKVTKPKAEQLGLTDVEWAES is encoded by the coding sequence GTGGCACAGTACAAGCATTTCAGAATCGATTATCTGCTGCACGGCAGCTACAAAAGCTTTTACATCAGCGCCGAAGCCATGGACAACGCATCTGCCTGGCATTGGGCTTCAGTTGACGCGGGGTTTGGCCAAATCCCCAAATACCGCTCTGACCGCGTTCCCAAGGTAACCAAACCCAAGGCCGAGCAACTCGGCTTGACTGATGTCGAGTGGGCGGAATCCTGA
- the araG gene encoding L-arabinose ABC transporter ATP-binding protein AraG: MQQASVQQHVQQGGSLRFNGIGKTFPGVKALSDINFEARPGSVHALMGENGAGKSTLLKILGGSYQPNSGDLQIGDQRLAFKSTADSIAAGVAVIHQELHLVPEMSVAENLLLGHMPNRWGMINRRAMVRRARDLLKGLADEIDPNTRLGDLSLGQRQLVEIAKAMSRNAHVIAFDEPTSSLSAREIDRLMAIITKLRDEGRVILYVSHRMEEIFRVCDAVTVFKDGRFVRTFNDMAELDHDRLVTCMVGRDIQDIYNYRPRQHQGPSLRVTGLMGPGLQEPVSFAVQKGEILGFFGLVGAGRTEMFRMLSGLTRAQAGTLQLDGKPLNLRSPRDAINAGILLCPEDRKKEGIVPLSSVAENINMGARPRHVNLGCLIQGRWERDNAAHQIKSMNVKTPSPEQQMLFLSGGNQQKAILGRWLSMPMKVLLLDEPTRGIDIGAKSEIYQIIHNLAADGIAVIVVSSDLMEVMGISDRILVMSEGAITGELTREEANEQRLLQLALPRTRG; the protein is encoded by the coding sequence ATGCAACAGGCATCGGTACAGCAACACGTTCAGCAGGGCGGCAGTCTGCGCTTCAACGGGATCGGCAAGACCTTTCCTGGTGTGAAGGCGCTGTCCGACATCAATTTTGAAGCTCGGCCAGGCAGCGTTCACGCGCTGATGGGCGAGAACGGCGCGGGTAAATCCACGCTGCTGAAGATTCTCGGCGGCTCGTATCAACCCAACAGTGGTGATCTGCAGATTGGCGACCAGCGTCTGGCGTTCAAGTCTACCGCCGACAGCATCGCGGCCGGTGTGGCGGTGATCCACCAGGAGCTTCATCTGGTGCCGGAAATGTCGGTGGCGGAAAACCTTCTGCTCGGCCACATGCCCAATCGCTGGGGCATGATCAACCGTCGGGCCATGGTCCGGCGCGCACGGGACCTGCTCAAAGGCCTGGCCGACGAGATCGATCCCAACACGCGTCTGGGTGACCTGTCTCTCGGTCAACGGCAGTTGGTGGAAATTGCCAAGGCCATGTCACGCAATGCGCATGTCATTGCGTTTGATGAACCTACCAGTAGCTTGTCCGCGCGTGAGATCGACCGGCTGATGGCGATCATCACCAAGCTGCGCGATGAAGGTCGGGTCATCCTCTACGTCTCCCACCGCATGGAAGAAATCTTTCGCGTGTGTGACGCCGTCACCGTGTTCAAGGACGGCCGCTTCGTGCGCACCTTCAACGACATGGCCGAGCTGGACCACGACCGTCTGGTCACCTGCATGGTCGGCCGAGACATTCAGGACATCTACAACTACCGGCCGCGTCAGCATCAGGGGCCTAGCCTGCGTGTCACCGGCCTGATGGGGCCCGGCCTGCAGGAGCCGGTCAGCTTCGCTGTGCAAAAGGGCGAGATTCTGGGCTTTTTCGGCCTGGTCGGTGCTGGCCGCACCGAAATGTTCCGCATGCTCTCAGGCCTGACACGGGCGCAGGCGGGAACGCTGCAACTGGATGGCAAGCCGTTGAACCTGCGCTCGCCACGCGACGCCATCAATGCCGGGATTCTGTTGTGCCCCGAGGACCGTAAAAAAGAAGGCATCGTGCCGCTGTCCAGCGTTGCGGAAAACATCAATATGGGCGCGCGGCCTCGCCACGTGAATCTGGGCTGTCTGATTCAAGGGCGTTGGGAGCGTGACAATGCCGCTCACCAGATCAAGTCCATGAACGTCAAAACCCCTTCACCCGAGCAGCAAATGCTGTTTCTGTCGGGCGGCAATCAGCAGAAAGCCATTCTGGGGCGCTGGCTGTCGATGCCCATGAAAGTCCTGCTGCTGGACGAGCCAACCCGAGGCATCGACATCGGCGCCAAGTCCGAGATCTACCAGATCATCCATAACCTCGCGGCTGACGGCATTGCCGTCATCGTGGTCTCCAGCGATTTGATGGAAGTCATGGGCATTTCCGATCGCATCCTGGTGATGAGTGAAGGGGCGATCACTGGCGAGCTGACCCGCGAGGAAGCCAACGAGCAACGTCTCCTGCAACTGGCACTGCCGCGTACGCGCGGTTAA
- a CDS encoding S-methyl-5'-thioinosine phosphorylase: MTVYAIIGGTGLTELEGLTIRQSLSVNTPYGVPSGDVHVGDYAGREVMFLARHGHPHRFPPHKVNYRANIWALKQAGAQAILAVNAVGGIHPAMGTGHFCVPHDLVDYTSGREHTFFADDLEHVTHIDFSFPYSAALRARLIAALAAEGCAFSDSGVYACTQGPRLETVAEIARLERDGCDIVGMTGMPEAALARELELEYACLALVVNPAAGKSAQVITMAEIEQALRDGIGKVKATLARVLSAA; this comes from the coding sequence ATGACTGTTTACGCGATTATCGGCGGCACCGGCCTGACCGAGCTTGAGGGGCTGACGATCCGTCAGTCACTGTCCGTCAACACGCCCTATGGCGTGCCCTCTGGTGACGTTCACGTCGGAGACTACGCCGGCCGCGAAGTGATGTTTCTCGCCCGCCACGGGCACCCGCACCGTTTCCCGCCGCACAAGGTCAACTACCGCGCCAACATCTGGGCGCTCAAGCAGGCAGGGGCGCAAGCGATCCTCGCAGTCAACGCCGTTGGCGGCATTCATCCAGCCATGGGCACTGGTCACTTCTGCGTGCCCCATGACCTGGTCGACTACACCAGCGGGCGGGAACATACGTTCTTTGCCGACGATCTGGAGCACGTGACCCACATCGACTTCAGCTTTCCTTATAGCGCAGCACTGCGGGCCCGTCTGATTGCGGCACTGGCGGCCGAGGGTTGCGCCTTCAGCGACTCTGGCGTTTACGCCTGCACCCAGGGGCCACGCCTGGAGACGGTGGCAGAGATCGCCCGGCTTGAGCGGGACGGCTGCGACATCGTGGGCATGACCGGCATGCCGGAAGCCGCGCTCGCGCGTGAGCTTGAGCTTGAATACGCGTGCCTGGCCCTGGTGGTCAATCCGGCTGCGGGGAAGTCGGCGCAGGTCATCACGATGGCCGAAATCGAACAGGCGCTGCGCGACGGAATTGGCAAGGTCAAGGCAACACTCGCCCGGGTTTTGAGCGCTGCCTGA
- a CDS encoding FadR/GntR family transcriptional regulator — MSSSFHASTVDRLGAWIAQGNVMPGQSLKVEAALGEEFGVSRTVIREAIKTLVAKGLLEVGPKVGTRVLPVRNWNLFDPQVVGWLAAKGLPQSFVLDLLDLRRAIEPMAVRWACERATPEQIAGIQAAYVRLEASVADQVDYNVADQRFHEAVLAASHNQLIEQMLPALGALLAISFEVSSAVPGELGRTLPLHKDLADAIANRDSARGVWACMSLIENAGEVITRSRQPPLSRCL; from the coding sequence ATGAGCAGCAGTTTTCATGCGTCAACGGTAGACCGCCTCGGCGCCTGGATTGCTCAGGGCAACGTGATGCCGGGGCAGTCGTTGAAAGTTGAAGCAGCATTGGGCGAAGAATTCGGAGTCAGCCGTACAGTGATTCGCGAAGCCATCAAAACCTTGGTGGCCAAGGGATTGCTGGAGGTGGGCCCCAAGGTCGGCACTCGGGTACTGCCGGTGCGCAACTGGAATCTGTTTGACCCGCAGGTAGTGGGCTGGCTTGCGGCGAAGGGCTTGCCGCAGAGCTTTGTGCTGGACTTGCTGGACCTGCGTCGTGCGATCGAACCCATGGCGGTCAGATGGGCCTGTGAAAGGGCTACGCCCGAGCAGATCGCAGGCATTCAGGCAGCCTACGTGCGGCTGGAGGCCAGCGTTGCGGACCAGGTTGATTACAACGTCGCCGATCAGCGTTTTCACGAGGCTGTGCTGGCGGCCAGCCACAACCAGTTGATCGAGCAGATGTTACCGGCGCTCGGCGCGTTGCTGGCGATCTCGTTTGAGGTGTCGTCGGCGGTACCCGGGGAGCTGGGCAGGACACTGCCGCTGCACAAGGATCTGGCGGACGCCATCGCCAATCGCGATTCTGCGCGGGGAGTCTGGGCCTGCATGAGCCTGATCGAGAATGCCGGTGAAGTGATTACCCGCTCCCGGCAGCCTCCTTTGTCCCGCTGTTTATGA
- a CDS encoding DUF6586 family protein encodes MAHELYTRTNQKLFFAGLALEAMAKAVESRAMNAQGLEQAERESAIFHLYGALLGLCHEIAGYYRLPQAATPRAEDLLSPKVLEAIAIPEMGELIELAQHRETWLAQLLASYHALFMPPSAPRKPKGDVTQPLIIAVGAQEEPEQVLTREEMESWRQQLKGLAIRFREGLSEC; translated from the coding sequence ATGGCTCACGAACTTTATACACGCACCAACCAGAAGCTGTTTTTCGCGGGCCTGGCTCTGGAAGCCATGGCCAAAGCCGTGGAGAGTCGCGCGATGAACGCGCAGGGACTTGAGCAGGCAGAGCGTGAGTCGGCCATCTTTCACCTCTATGGGGCGTTGCTGGGCCTGTGTCACGAAATCGCCGGCTATTACCGCTTGCCCCAAGCCGCCACGCCACGTGCCGAGGATCTGCTGTCGCCAAAGGTACTGGAAGCGATTGCCATACCGGAGATGGGTGAGCTGATCGAGCTTGCCCAGCACCGGGAAACCTGGCTGGCGCAGCTTTTGGCTTCGTACCATGCGCTGTTTATGCCGCCGAGCGCACCGCGCAAGCCAAAGGGAGATGTCACCCAGCCGTTGATTATCGCTGTCGGTGCCCAGGAGGAACCCGAGCAGGTGCTGACCCGAGAGGAAATGGAAAGCTGGCGTCAGCAGCTCAAGGGTCTGGCGATCCGCTTCCGCGAAGGCCTGAGCGAGTGCTGA